Genomic segment of Limnohabitans sp. INBF002:
ATCGCTGCACGGCCTTCGTCTTCCATCTCTTTGTAGAAGGCTTCGATTTCGTCGAATGACAGGCTGTCCAAGCGGCGGAACACCGAGCGAACATAGTCATAACGCAAATCGCTGAACAACATGCCGTAGGCCGAGAAGTAACCAGGCGCATGTGGAATCAGCACTTTGCGGATGCCAATTTCACGTGCAATGGCTGAGGCGTGCAAGGGGCCAGCGCCGCCATACACCACCATGGTGAAACTGCCAGCATCCAAACCACGCTCAGTCGTGACGGCTTTGACGGCATGTGACATCTGAGTCACGGCAATACGCAAAATACCGTCAGCAGCCTTGGTTGCATCCAAGCCCAATGGCTTTGCAATTTTTTCTTCCATCGCTTGCTTGGCACGGTCCAAGTACAGCGGCATTTCGCCACCGAGGAAGTTGTGTTCGTCCAAGCGGCCCAAAATCAAATTGGCATCTGTCACTGTGGGCTCTGTGCCATCGCGACCGTAGCAAACGGGGCCAGGCATGCTGCCTGCCGAGCGTGGACCGACGCGCAATGAGTTACCCAATTCAACTCGGGCAATCGAACCGCCGCCTGTGCCCACTTCAAAGATGTCCATCATGGGAATTTGAATGGGCAGTGCTTTTTCGTAGCCACCAATCAAGGCGCTGCCAGTGGTCAGGGGGCGACCTTCGCTGATCACCCCAGCCTTGGCCGTTGTGCCGCCCATATCGAATGCGATCGAGTCTGGCATGCCCAGTTGGGCGCAAATCGCTTGCGCGCCAATCACGCCTGCGGCGGGGCCTGACTCGAGCATACGCACGCAATCGCGACGCGCATGCTCTACAGGGAACAAGCCGCCCGTAGATTGAACCGCATAGAAATCGCCTTCAAAGCCTTTGTCGCTCAAATGGTGCTCTAGCTCGCCCAAGTATTCAGACACGCGAGGACCCACATAGGAGTTGGCGACAGCCGTCGACACGCGTTCAAACTCTCGGTACTCTTGTGACAACTCGTGCGATGCGGTCACAAACGCGCCAGGAATTTCTTCCTGAAGAATCGCTTTGACACGGCGTTCATGGTCTGGGTTGCGATAGGAGTGCAACAGCAACACAGCCACGGCTTCGATGTGCTTGGCTTTGAGTTCGCGTGCAAGTTCACGCACAGCATCTTCATTCAAAGGTTTGTGCAAAGAGCCATCCGCACGCAAACGCTCAGACACTTCGTAGCGCAACGAGCGGGGCACCAGTGGCTCATGCTTTGAGAAAAACAAGTTGTAGGCGTCAGGACGATTCACGCGACCGATTTCATAAATGTCGCGGAAACCTTCT
This window contains:
- a CDS encoding hydantoinase/oxoprolinase family protein, whose protein sequence is MSESKNSLRIAVDIGGTFTDMACFDESTGAISFGKALSTHGELVTGIQNTLDGAGIDLSNGYLFLHGSTIAINTLLERNGAKTALLITEGFRDIYEIGRVNRPDAYNLFFSKHEPLVPRSLRYEVSERLRADGSLHKPLNEDAVRELARELKAKHIEAVAVLLLHSYRNPDHERRVKAILQEEIPGAFVTASHELSQEYREFERVSTAVANSYVGPRVSEYLGELEHHLSDKGFEGDFYAVQSTGGLFPVEHARRDCVRMLESGPAAGVIGAQAICAQLGMPDSIAFDMGGTTAKAGVISEGRPLTTGSALIGGYEKALPIQIPMMDIFEVGTGGGSIARVELGNSLRVGPRSAGSMPGPVCYGRDGTEPTVTDANLILGRLDEHNFLGGEMPLYLDRAKQAMEEKIAKPLGLDATKAADGILRIAVTQMSHAVKAVTTERGLDAGSFTMVVYGGAGPLHASAIAREIGIRKVLIPHAPGYFSAYGMLFSDLRYDYVRSVFRRLDSLSFDEIEAFYKEMEDEGRAAIGASQIRPEEIVFERAADMRYFGQEHAVTVDLPHEFFVSKDRAAIKNHFDEVHKVRYGTSAPKEAADIVSLRVTVLGRMKKPPRNAVESGQVTPDTKALRAHKPVYFRSAGKFVDTPVYRRDLLKSGNEFHGPALVEEHASTTVVQPGDSVIVDLYGNLQISIGSDRS